The region GAAAACGGCAAGAAGCACGATCTCGAGATCGTCGCGATCAACGACCTGGGCGATGCGAAGACCAACGCGCACCTGACCCAGTACGACACCGCGCACGGCAAGTTCCCGGGCGACGTGTCGGTCGACGGCGACTACCTGGTCGTCAACGGCGACAAGATCCGCGTGCTGGCGAACCGCAACCCGGCGGAACTGCCGTGGGGCGAGCTGGGCGTCGACGTCGTGCTCGAGTGCACGGGCTTCTTCACGACCAAGGAAAAGGCCGGCGCGCACCTGAAGGGCGGCGCGAAGAAGGTGATCATCTCGGCGCCGGGCGGCAAGGACGTCGACGCGACGATCGTCTACGGCGTGAACCACAACGTGCTGAAGGCCGAGCACACCGTGATCTCGAACGCATCGTGCACGACGAACTGCCTCGCGCCGCTCGTCAAGCCGCTGAACGACAAGATCGGCCTCGAAACGGGCCTGATGACGACGATCCACGCGTACACGAACGACCAGGTGCTGACGGACGTCTATCACGAAGACCTGCGCCGCGCGCGTTCGGCCACGCACAGCCAGATCCCGACCAAGACGGGCGCCGCCTCGGCGGTCGGCCTCGTGCTGCCGGAACTGAACGGCAAGCTCGACGGCTACGCGATCCGCGTCCCGACCATCAACGTGTCGATCGTCGACCTGTCGTTCATCGCGAAGCGCGACACGACGGTCGAGGAAGTCAACGCGATCATGAAGGAAGCATCGGAAGGCGCGCTGAAGGGCATCCTCGGCTACAACGACGCGCCGCTCGTGTCGATCGACTTCAACCACAACCCGGCGTCGTCGACCTTCGACGCGACGCTGACCAAGGTGTCGGGCCGTCTCGTGAAGGTGTCGAGCTGGTACGACAACGAGTGGGGTTTCTCGAACCGCATGCTGGACACCGCGATCGCGCTCGCGAACGCGAAGTAAGCCCGCCGCGCCGTCCGGCCGCCGCATGCGCGGCGCGCCGGCGCGCGGATCCGCCCGGCCCGGCTGCCCGCCGCGCCGGGCTTTTTTTCGTCCGCGCTAGGACGTCGCGCGGCGCGCGCCGAGGCGCTGCGATGCGCCCCACAGCGCGACGAGGCCG is a window of Burkholderia sp. FERM BP-3421 DNA encoding:
- the gap gene encoding type I glyceraldehyde-3-phosphate dehydrogenase — encoded protein: MTIRVAINGYGRIGRNTLRAFYENGKKHDLEIVAINDLGDAKTNAHLTQYDTAHGKFPGDVSVDGDYLVVNGDKIRVLANRNPAELPWGELGVDVVLECTGFFTTKEKAGAHLKGGAKKVIISAPGGKDVDATIVYGVNHNVLKAEHTVISNASCTTNCLAPLVKPLNDKIGLETGLMTTIHAYTNDQVLTDVYHEDLRRARSATHSQIPTKTGAASAVGLVLPELNGKLDGYAIRVPTINVSIVDLSFIAKRDTTVEEVNAIMKEASEGALKGILGYNDAPLVSIDFNHNPASSTFDATLTKVSGRLVKVSSWYDNEWGFSNRMLDTAIALANAK